The DNA sequence CCATGGAGAAGCTGGCGCGCGCCCACGCCGACGTGGGAGGCGACGTCGTGTCGGCCGGCGGGACGGGCACCTATGCCGAGCACGAGATCGCCACCGAGATCCAGGCGGGCTCCTACGTGCTGATGGACACCGCCTACGATGCGGTCGGGCTTCCCTTCCGTCCGGCGCTCTCGCTGCTCTCGACCGTACTCTCGGTCTCCGAGGGCTTCGCCGTGGCCGACGCGGGCTTGAAGGCCCAGGGCATGGACCACGGCAACCCGAGCCTGGAGGGCGCCCAGGTCTGGTTCTGCTCCGACGAACACGTGACCTTCGCGCCGGAGTCCCCCGTCGCCGTTGGCGACCGGCTGCGCTTCCGGCCCGCACACGTCGATCCCACGCTGGCCTATCACGAACACTTGCACATCGTTGAAGGGGATACGGTCGTCGACCGTTGGCCGATCGACCTACGCGGCTGGTAGCGCTCCCGGCGATCCTGCGGAGACGCGAGGAAGAAAACACCGACGGGGTCCAGACCGGGGCAGGGCAGGCCGATACGCCGGCCGATGTCCAACGCGAAGTCGATGCCGCTGCTGGGACGCCTCGCCGTCCACCTCAAAATGATCACGATGGACCAGCTGGTGGAGGTGACGCGCCTCCAGAGCCAGCAAGGGGGAGAGCCCCGGCTCGGGC is a window from the Myxococcota bacterium genome containing:
- a CDS encoding alanine racemase, which gives rise to QAAHGHRTFTCATVREVEGMAAAGLGDDLLLANEVVDASRLGRVDARVTLAVDSNETVDAAAKGGVREVLIDVNVGLPRCGCAPEAAGALAERARGHGLNVRGVMGYEGHLMLQADVTERAAGVATAMEKLARAHADVGGDVVSAGGTGTYAEHEIATEIQAGSYVLMDTAYDAVGLPFRPALSLLSTVLSVSEGFAVADAGLKAQGMDHGNPSLEGAQVWFCSDEHVTFAPESPVAVGDRLRFRPAHVDPTLAYHEHLHIVEGDTVVDRWPIDLRGW